Proteins encoded together in one Chelonoidis abingdonii isolate Lonesome George chromosome 1, CheloAbing_2.0, whole genome shotgun sequence window:
- the B3GALT5 gene encoding beta-1,3-galactosyltransferase 5, protein MALKRFKMILFLIVVLVPGCLYLFKPNLIAIGIFCQKKVEATSLTFITESRNFLQLPDIDCSRTPPFLVLLVTSSHGQNKARMAIRQTWGKHRLVAGNRIVMYFLLGTTMNQNDQTGIIAESQKYRDIIQKDFIDTYYNLTLKTMMGIEWVHKFCHQSRFVMKTDSDMFVNIFYLTELLLRKKRSTGFFTGFLKTNELPIRNINSKWYVSKDEYPGSTYPPFCSGTGYVFSTDVASQVYNISESVPFIKLEDVFIGLCLAKLKIDLEELHSEQIFFSDRVEFSLCLFRKIVTCHYVQPYELLIYWDALERSMDEKCPDV, encoded by the coding sequence atgGCTTTAAAGAGattcaaaatgattttgtttttaattgtagtaTTGGTCCCTGGTTGTTTGTATTTATTCAAGCCAAATTTGATTGCAATCGGTATATTCTGTCAAAAGAAGGTTGAGGCCACATCACTGACTTTTATAACAGAGAGCAGAAACTTTTTGCAGTTGCCAGATATAGACTGCAGTAGGACTCCTCCGTTCCTGGTACTCCTTGTGACATCATCACATGGCCAGAATAAAGCTAGGATGGCTATCCGTCAAACATGGGGGAAACACAGACTAGTTGCTGGCAACCGCATTGTGATGTATTTTCTTCTGGGAACCACCATGAACCAAAATGATCAAACTGGTATTATTGCTGAAAGTCAGAAATACAGAGACATTATCCAGAAGGATTTTATAGACACATATTACAATTTGACTTTAAAGACAATGATGGGAATTGAATGGGTTCACAAATTTTGTCATCAATCCAGGTTTGTGATGAAAACTGACTCAGATATGTTTGTCAATATATTTTACCTGACTGAActtcttttaagaaaaaagagaagCACTGGATTCTTCACAGGCTTTTTAAAGACGAATGAGCTCCCAATAAGAAATATAAATAGTAAATGGTATGTGAGTAAAGATGAATATCCAGGAAGCACGTATCCTCCATTTTGTTCGGGGACTGGTTATGTTTTCTCCACTGATGTTGCTAGTCAGGTTTATAATATTTCAGAAAGTGTCCCTTTTATTAAACTGGAGGATGTTTTCATAGGACTGTGTCTTGCTAAACTAAAAATCGATCTGGAGGAACTTCATTCAGAACAGATATTCTTCTCAGACAGGGTTGAGTTCTCTCTTTGTCTCTTCAGGAAAATTGTGACATGCCATTATGTGCAACCTTATGAGCTGCTGATCTACTGGGATGCACTGGAGAGGTCAATGGATGAAAAATGCCCAGATGTTTGA